From the Bacteroidota bacterium genome, one window contains:
- a CDS encoding T9SS type A sorting domain-containing protein, with product MCSAQGQDKIWVMGYDCCVSNWHGMNWDFNSGSLVIDTVTRFMNIDVTNGEISDVNGNLLFYTNGIYIANALDDTMLNGSGLNPADFTTAHAPYGLTLPQGNLVVPFPDDSTKYYLFHETIDDRFSSYASFYLYYSIIDMALDSGRGGVIQKNTVLFNDSLVPGRITACRHANGRDWWVVTQRYGYGGILEYLITPSGISGPWNFNSTYHEIGVGQCLFSPDGLKFAYYEAYNDLDIFDFDRCTGSFSNLIHVDINDGASLGGAAFSRSGRYLYLTSMDYIYQFDMLASNIPASQLTVAVWDHYYSHGLAADFYLSYLAPDDKIYINCGNSTTEMHVINYPDSAGVACDVCQHCVYLPAFNGGTIPNFPNYFLGAEGGTLCDSLPTDVKPFVERPMETVLFPNPVRNLLYITINSSNWNEIVVFNIFGQQISVPIHEIKNGEYEEINTSSLTPGVYFVELKSGIGKVVKRFVKE from the coding sequence ATGTGCTCAGCTCAAGGTCAGGATAAGATCTGGGTGATGGGTTATGATTGTTGTGTTTCAAATTGGCATGGGATGAATTGGGATTTTAATTCCGGATCGTTAGTGATTGATACCGTAACTCGCTTCATGAACATTGATGTGACAAATGGTGAAATTTCGGATGTTAATGGTAATCTGCTTTTTTATACAAACGGAATTTATATTGCGAATGCCTTAGATGACACAATGTTAAATGGCAGTGGGCTCAATCCTGCTGATTTTACAACTGCACATGCACCGTACGGATTGACGCTCCCTCAAGGAAATTTGGTGGTTCCGTTTCCTGATGACTCAACCAAGTATTATTTATTTCATGAAACGATTGATGATCGATTCAGTTCATATGCATCTTTTTACCTTTATTATTCAATAATTGATATGGCACTTGACAGTGGGCGTGGTGGTGTTATTCAAAAGAATACAGTACTGTTCAATGACAGTTTGGTGCCAGGGAGAATAACAGCATGCAGGCATGCTAATGGTAGAGATTGGTGGGTTGTTACACAGAGATATGGTTATGGTGGTATTTTGGAATATTTAATTACACCATCGGGAATATCAGGACCTTGGAATTTTAACAGCACTTATCATGAAATAGGAGTGGGTCAATGTTTGTTCTCGCCAGATGGATTAAAATTTGCGTATTATGAAGCATATAATGATCTGGATATTTTTGATTTTGACAGATGCACTGGGTCGTTCAGTAATCTCATACATGTAGATATAAACGATGGAGCTAGTCTTGGTGGAGCTGCTTTTTCTAGGAGTGGAAGATATTTGTACTTGACCAGTATGGATTATATTTATCAATTTGATATGTTAGCGTCTAACATTCCGGCCAGTCAATTAACAGTTGCCGTCTGGGATCATTATTATTCTCATGGGTTAGCTGCCGATTTCTACCTTTCATATTTAGCCCCGGATGATAAAATCTATATCAATTGCGGTAATAGTACTACTGAGATGCATGTGATCAATTACCCTGACAGTGCAGGAGTAGCTTGTGATGTTTGTCAGCACTGTGTTTATCTTCCTGCATTCAATGGAGGAACTATTCCTAACTTTCCAAATTATTTCCTCGGAGCGGAAGGCGGGACACTTTGTGATAGTCTACCTACAGATGTTAAGCCATTTGTCGAAAGGCCGATGGAGACTGTACTCTTCCCCAATCCTGTTCGAAATCTTTTATACATCACAATAAACTCTTCGAACTGGAATGAAATTGTTGTTTTTAATATTTTTGGTCAACAGATTTCTGTCCCCATTCACGAAATAAAAAATGGAGAATACGAGGAAATCAATACATCATCATTGACGCCTGGTGTTTATTTCGTTGAATTGAAATCCGGAATCGGTAAAGTTGTAAAGCGGTTTGTGAAGGAGTGA
- a CDS encoding periplasmic heavy metal sensor encodes MENSKFLKVVIIILLLINLATLGFMWTRKGPPMGPPPHRDLVEFLSRELNLSQEQREKFETLKNEHRASVQSLRENSRELHDAFFDMLSKNPVDKAQVEAMADSLVSQQKQIELSTFYHFQKVREICTTEQQKKFDEVINEALRMMAPGPR; translated from the coding sequence ATGGAAAATTCAAAATTTCTCAAAGTTGTAATTATTATTTTGTTGCTCATTAACCTGGCAACGCTGGGATTTATGTGGACAAGAAAAGGTCCGCCCATGGGTCCGCCTCCTCATCGTGATTTAGTTGAATTTCTGAGTCGTGAATTGAATTTGTCACAGGAACAAAGAGAGAAATTTGAAACATTGAAAAATGAACACCGTGCATCCGTTCAATCCTTACGTGAAAACAGCAGAGAATTACACGACGCGTTTTTTGACATGTTGAGTAAAAATCCTGTCGATAAAGCTCAAGTTGAAGCTATGGCTGATTCCCTGGTGAGTCAGCAGAAACAAATTGAATTGTCAACCTTCTATCATTTTCAAAAAGTGAGAGAAATCTGTACAACTGAACAACAGAAAAAATTTGACGAAGTCATCAATGAAGCTTTGCGAATGATGGCTCCCGGACCGAGGTAA
- a CDS encoding RNA polymerase sigma factor — MYNDLIQRMNNAEQAAYSEFVKIFGSKVYNTVLGILQNREDAEDLTQEIFVSIFKSIHQFRGDSKLSTWIYRITVSKCYEFLRKKNTKKRFVIFHQQKEDQELSPLDTIPDFEHPGIQLEKKEMSRILFAAIAKLPENQKTAFVLSKIEILSYAEIAEVMGLTVSSVESLLFRAKQNLQKLLRDYYEKK, encoded by the coding sequence ATGTATAATGATCTCATACAAAGGATGAATAATGCTGAGCAGGCAGCTTATTCTGAATTTGTAAAAATTTTTGGTTCCAAAGTGTACAATACTGTTCTTGGGATTTTGCAAAACAGGGAAGATGCGGAGGATTTGACCCAGGAAATTTTCGTCAGCATTTTTAAATCGATTCATCAGTTCAGGGGTGATTCTAAACTTTCAACCTGGATATACAGGATCACCGTCAGTAAATGCTACGAATTTCTCCGAAAGAAAAACACCAAAAAACGTTTCGTGATTTTTCATCAGCAAAAGGAGGATCAGGAACTTTCGCCTCTGGATACTATCCCCGATTTTGAACACCCCGGAATTCAGCTCGAGAAAAAGGAAATGTCAAGAATTCTCTTTGCCGCTATCGCCAAACTTCCTGAAAACCAAAAGACTGCATTTGTTCTAAGCAAAATTGAAATCCTCTCCTACGCTGAAATCGCGGAGGTGATGGGACTTACTGTATCTTCTGTAGAATCACTTTTGTTTCGCGCAAAACAGAACCTTCAGAAATTGCTCAGGGATTATTATGAAAAAAAGTGA
- a CDS encoding M1 family peptidase, with product MKKYLLTFFAIVLWTSCSTTKQPSGTATTKEKIDVQEKNPELEVYRATYTRYTDLIHTKLEIKPDWNKKFVYGKATINLHQHFYPSDSVCLNARGMSIQKVSIQNSDNTKKDLAYTYSDDLLCIRLDRVYSKNDVFSIYIEYTAKPDELKTGGSAAINSDKGFYFINADGKNPDKPRQFWTQGETQSNSVWFPTIESPDQKMTQEIYLTVDSAYQTLSNGLLLSTTYNGDGTKTDYWKQSLPAAPYLTMIAAGDYAVVKDKWRNIEVSYYLDKPYEKYAKMIFGKTPEMIEFFSNKLKVDFPWEKYSQIVVHDYVSGAMENTTAVVHGVNMQQDSREYLDGNYEDYISHELFHHWFGDLVTCESWSNLTLNEGFANYSEYLWREYKYGRDDADRSNQGEQTGYLLSTTKNDPALIRFNYEDREDMYDAISYNKGGRVLHMLRKYVGDDAFFAALKLYLDSHRFSSVEVHDLRMAFEKITGEDLNWFFNQWFLSPGRPAITIQYNWDEVALQQSITIEQTQELDKNPLYRIPLDVDFYYQGKVERTRIVIDSARQEFTFTVPSRPDLVNVDAEKMLLCTKKDKKEKSAFLFQFYHAPLYLDRFEALVKLADGYRTGTPEAQVVLDALKDPSWKIRLTALDNIDELAKNMGDSLLPVILQLAQHDSISDVREASYKILGKYYKYHDLEKEIEAGLKDSSYQVNARAFKIISDKDPDKAFKVAVELEADSSSDIFMELTSFYAAHPNKNHIPYFTKALRKSRGWYNYQILNNFGKYLSTQDDPILSEGISFLENFASYSSRKRQLNAINNCYKAILADIKSRIDKKEEELQAAEKNNSPLLNKVEIEKSLRDLKALKSKVSESQDKLDDASGK from the coding sequence ATGAAAAAATACCTGTTGACCTTCTTCGCGATAGTCCTGTGGACTTCCTGTTCGACAACGAAGCAGCCTTCCGGAACCGCGACAACGAAAGAAAAAATAGACGTACAGGAAAAGAATCCTGAGCTTGAAGTTTACAGAGCAACCTATACCAGGTACACTGATCTGATTCATACCAAACTGGAAATTAAACCCGACTGGAATAAAAAATTTGTTTACGGGAAAGCGACGATAAATCTTCATCAGCATTTTTATCCATCTGATAGTGTTTGTCTGAATGCCAGGGGGATGTCCATTCAAAAAGTTTCCATACAAAATTCCGATAACACAAAAAAAGATCTTGCTTATACCTATTCCGATGATCTTTTGTGTATCCGACTTGACAGGGTTTATTCAAAGAATGACGTCTTTTCGATCTATATTGAATACACCGCGAAACCCGATGAACTGAAAACCGGCGGAAGTGCGGCCATCAACAGCGACAAGGGTTTTTATTTTATCAACGCGGATGGAAAAAATCCGGACAAGCCAAGGCAGTTCTGGACGCAGGGTGAAACACAATCAAATTCAGTTTGGTTTCCAACCATTGAATCTCCTGATCAAAAAATGACGCAGGAAATTTACCTGACTGTCGACAGTGCATATCAGACACTTTCGAATGGTTTGTTGCTGTCAACGACATATAATGGAGACGGCACCAAAACCGATTACTGGAAACAAAGTTTGCCTGCAGCGCCGTATCTGACCATGATTGCGGCAGGTGATTACGCGGTGGTGAAAGACAAATGGAGAAACATTGAAGTAAGTTATTATCTCGACAAACCCTACGAAAAATACGCGAAGATGATCTTTGGAAAAACTCCGGAGATGATCGAATTCTTTTCCAACAAACTCAAAGTTGATTTCCCTTGGGAGAAATACAGTCAGATTGTTGTTCATGATTATGTGAGCGGTGCGATGGAAAACACCACTGCCGTCGTTCATGGCGTGAATATGCAACAGGATTCCAGAGAATACCTTGATGGAAATTATGAAGATTACATTTCTCATGAATTGTTTCATCATTGGTTTGGAGACCTCGTAACATGTGAATCCTGGTCGAACCTTACTCTCAACGAAGGTTTCGCGAATTATAGTGAGTATCTCTGGAGAGAATACAAATATGGCCGCGATGATGCCGACAGAAGTAATCAGGGTGAACAAACAGGCTACTTGTTATCAACCACAAAGAACGACCCCGCTTTGATTCGTTTTAATTACGAGGATCGTGAAGATATGTACGATGCCATTTCGTATAACAAAGGTGGAAGGGTATTACACATGCTTCGGAAATACGTTGGAGACGACGCCTTTTTTGCCGCATTAAAACTATACCTGGACTCACACCGGTTTTCTTCTGTGGAAGTACATGATCTGAGAATGGCTTTTGAGAAAATCACCGGTGAAGACCTGAACTGGTTTTTCAATCAATGGTTTCTTTCCCCCGGAAGACCTGCCATCACTATCCAATACAATTGGGATGAAGTAGCCTTGCAACAAAGCATTACAATTGAACAAACCCAGGAACTTGACAAGAATCCTTTGTACAGAATTCCACTGGATGTTGATTTCTATTATCAGGGAAAAGTGGAACGAACAAGAATTGTGATTGACAGCGCGCGACAGGAATTTACTTTTACAGTTCCCTCCCGTCCGGATCTTGTCAATGTTGACGCGGAAAAAATGTTGCTGTGCACCAAGAAAGACAAAAAAGAAAAATCCGCTTTTCTTTTTCAGTTTTATCATGCACCACTTTATCTTGACAGGTTCGAAGCGCTCGTAAAACTCGCCGATGGTTACCGAACAGGAACTCCTGAAGCACAGGTAGTGCTGGACGCGCTCAAAGATCCATCCTGGAAAATCAGGCTGACGGCTCTCGACAACATCGACGAACTTGCAAAAAATATGGGTGATAGCCTGCTGCCCGTCATTCTTCAATTAGCACAACACGATTCAATTTCTGATGTACGTGAAGCTTCCTATAAGATTTTGGGTAAATATTATAAATACCACGATTTGGAAAAAGAAATTGAAGCCGGGTTGAAAGACAGCTCCTACCAGGTGAATGCAAGAGCGTTCAAAATCATTTCCGATAAAGATCCCGACAAGGCATTCAAAGTCGCTGTTGAATTGGAGGCAGATTCAAGTTCTGACATTTTTATGGAACTCACATCTTTCTATGCGGCTCATCCGAATAAAAATCACATACCTTATTTTACAAAAGCACTGCGAAAAAGTCGTGGATGGTACAACTACCAAATCCTTAACAATTTTGGAAAATATCTTTCTACTCAAGATGATCCGATTTTAAGTGAAGGGATTTCATTCCTGGAAAATTTCGCTTCCTATTCATCCCGAAAAAGGCAATTGAATGCAATCAATAATTGCTACAAAGCAATCCTGGCCGACATAAAATCAAGAATTGACAAAAAGGAAGAAGAGCTTCAGGCAGCAGAGAAAAACAATAGTCCGCTTTTAAATAAAGTTGAAATAGAAAAAAGTCTGCGTGATTTGAAAGCACTAAAATCGAAGGTTTCTGAGTCACAGGACAAACTGGACGATGCAAGCGGAAAATAA
- a CDS encoding biotin/lipoyl-binding protein, whose product MYKVLVNNQEFKVEYDSTHQSINGQPFHADVLEFNKGKFHILRDNKSYIAEIIEVKPEEKLFVIKVNNSVYSLSVRDKYDDLLKEMGIDLSAGPKLNDMKAPMPGLVLNVLVESGQTIKKGDAIVVLEAMKMENILKSPADGIVKKVHVTKGDKVEKNQVMVNFG is encoded by the coding sequence ATGTATAAAGTACTGGTAAATAATCAGGAATTCAAGGTGGAGTACGACTCTACCCATCAATCCATCAATGGTCAGCCTTTTCATGCTGATGTTCTGGAATTCAACAAAGGGAAATTCCATATTCTCCGGGACAACAAATCATACATTGCTGAAATTATTGAGGTTAAACCGGAGGAGAAATTGTTTGTAATAAAAGTTAACAATTCAGTTTATTCTCTTTCTGTAAGGGATAAATACGACGATTTATTGAAGGAAATGGGCATTGATTTGAGTGCCGGTCCGAAGTTGAACGACATGAAGGCCCCAATGCCCGGACTTGTATTGAATGTACTTGTGGAAAGCGGTCAAACGATAAAAAAAGGAGACGCGATCGTTGTTCTGGAAGCCATGAAAATGGAAAATATCCTGAAATCGCCTGCTGATGGCATTGTAAAAAAGGTTCATGTCACCAAAGGCGACAAAGTCGAGAAAAATCAGGTGATGGTCAATTTTGGCTAA
- a CDS encoding CotH kinase family protein, protein MKNLIRVSFFGFFQLLTIISFAQTFSGGGGTILTLIDTSRFNIPVSGLASNIDYHFGLESVTINITHTQDRDIDCYLAAPDGTRIELTTDNGGTGDNYTNTTFRHDASQSITAGSAPFSGTYAPEQNLWGVNNGQNGNGTWQLRVIDDSNNGITGSVVSWSITFGNNPAHPFIFDQSNLPIFVINTNSQTISDAPKIICDLGVIDNGTGNRNHLTDAYNGYNGKIAIEIRGSSSQMFPKKSYGFETRDASGLLKNDVSIAGLPIEHDWILSANYTDKSFCRNVLSYQLANEMGHYAVRTKYVDLVINGEYVGVYVFMEKIKRDKNRLDLKKLYTFETTYPDVSGGYIIKIDKTTGTGGSGWTSPYPPPNHANGQTTYYQYDYPDPDSIVPPQKAYIQAYVDSFERALNSSAFMDSTNGYAQYIGNTSFIDYFLSNEISKNVDGYRISTYLYKDREKTLKTGPVWDYDIAFGNANYCGGDDTTGWAYQFSCTSDGYQPPFWWQRMMQDSNYTNQLKCRWQNLRSTVLDKQHIYSIIDSIANVLNESKDWNFTVWPILGTYVWPNPSPYPTTYAGEIQNLKNWVNTRLAWMDNNIPGRCNCSVSSGQQNVSCVNACDGVAWASGVSPYQKTYSWDTGVTKDTISLLCPGPYEVTLEDAVGCRRTTVITITEPTSVTVNTSATSASCSGNGCNASATATGGGGTPPYTYAWADGQTTATATGLCAGTIRVVVTDSRGCKDSADVFISNPVAPVVSQGSLNNVTCNGAANGSASVLVSGGNPPYTYAWSPSGGNQSTATGLAPGVYEAAVTDAVGCEDRIEFTITEPTVVSVSTSGTNPSCFQGNNGTALANVSGGTSPYSYSWSPSGGSASSATQLQAGVYTVTSTDASGCTATATVSLSAPSAVSATAGSQAATCFGSANGSVSVNVSGGTGAYTYHWFPGNSTLASVTGLVAGNYTVTVTDANNCTGTSQAGVTQPTAISLNVSSTPSNCGQADGTADVIASGGTSSYSYQWSPSGGNASSATNLGAGTYTVTVTDANNCSATATVSVSNSSGLNTSIQSQTNVSCFGGSNGSAAILATGGATPYTYNWSPSGGTNASATGLSAGTYVITATDMNGCSSLQQITITQPTAISLTMQTTPATCFGTSTGTISVLASGGSSAYTYVWNPLIGSGGSGSNSVSAGNYTVTVTDQRGCTASSSATVTQPNALSVSLTANPARCGLDNGSISSNVSGGTGTYHYIWTLTGDTLSTIQNLAAGTYTVTVTDANACTTTASATVVANTSPQLVLASVHELTCNGNSDGSLSVSVNGGTQPMSYAWTPNVSTTAAASGLSAGLYSVIVTDANACRDSIGILLDEPAPLAVLMSPNNVNCFGAMDGFIYANAGGGTPPYTYAWNPGGQTNDSAVNLSPGTYDVVVTDSLGCITTASASITGPDELVANVIASDVSCFSACNGSAEVVVSGGVQPYYFNWCNGDTGTVQANLCPGSCQVVVSDGNGCFVNKVFSISEPTPLSVSLQHIDASCHNCSDGSAAATVSGGLPPYIYLWTPSGQTSAQAINLPGDLYTLCVTDSGNCTQCDTVRVMDGIIGIEEIKNTTALYIFPNPFDQFTTFVFGLSHAQHVSIEITDLAGQFVEHVVDANLAGGEQIVRFDAGRLSSGIYLYRFQTEERTQTGRLSVTR, encoded by the coding sequence ATGAAAAATCTCATCAGGGTTTCTTTCTTCGGATTCTTTCAGTTGCTGACTATTATAAGTTTTGCTCAGACATTTTCTGGAGGTGGAGGAACAATCCTAACTCTCATTGATACTTCAAGATTTAATATTCCTGTAAGTGGTCTTGCCTCGAATATCGATTATCATTTTGGATTGGAATCGGTGACCATTAACATCACACATACACAAGACAGAGATATTGATTGTTATCTCGCGGCTCCGGATGGAACTCGAATAGAACTCACTACCGACAATGGAGGTACAGGCGATAATTACACAAATACTACTTTCAGACATGATGCATCTCAGTCAATAACCGCCGGTAGTGCACCCTTCAGTGGGACCTATGCTCCCGAACAAAATCTCTGGGGTGTAAACAACGGACAGAATGGAAACGGAACCTGGCAGTTACGTGTTATCGATGATTCGAACAATGGAATTACCGGTTCAGTTGTGAGCTGGAGCATTACTTTCGGAAACAATCCTGCTCATCCTTTTATTTTTGATCAAAGTAATTTACCGATTTTCGTCATCAACACAAATAGTCAGACAATCAGTGATGCGCCTAAAATTATTTGTGATCTCGGTGTAATCGATAATGGAACTGGCAACAGAAATCATCTGACAGATGCATACAACGGGTACAATGGTAAAATAGCGATTGAAATCCGCGGTTCAAGTTCCCAAATGTTTCCTAAAAAATCCTATGGTTTTGAAACTCGCGATGCAAGTGGGCTTTTAAAGAATGATGTTTCCATTGCTGGTCTCCCTATTGAACACGATTGGATCCTTAGCGCGAATTATACCGATAAATCTTTTTGCAGAAATGTATTGTCCTACCAACTTGCTAATGAAATGGGTCATTACGCGGTGCGTACAAAATATGTAGACCTGGTGATCAATGGTGAATACGTGGGAGTATATGTATTCATGGAAAAAATCAAGAGAGATAAAAACAGATTGGATTTAAAAAAGCTGTATACGTTTGAAACCACTTATCCGGATGTTTCAGGTGGTTACATTATAAAAATTGATAAAACGACCGGTACAGGGGGTTCCGGATGGACATCTCCGTACCCTCCGCCAAATCATGCAAACGGACAAACGACATATTATCAATACGATTATCCGGATCCGGATAGTATTGTGCCTCCACAGAAAGCTTATATCCAAGCTTACGTAGATAGCTTTGAAAGGGCACTCAACAGTTCCGCCTTCATGGACAGTACGAATGGTTATGCACAGTACATTGGAAATACTTCTTTCATTGATTATTTCCTGTCGAACGAAATCAGTAAAAATGTAGATGGTTACAGAATCAGTACTTACCTGTATAAAGACCGTGAGAAAACTTTAAAGACAGGCCCAGTCTGGGATTATGATATCGCATTCGGTAACGCGAATTATTGCGGTGGTGATGATACCACCGGATGGGCTTACCAGTTCTCCTGCACCAGCGATGGTTATCAGCCTCCGTTCTGGTGGCAACGCATGATGCAGGATTCCAACTATACCAATCAGTTGAAATGCCGCTGGCAAAATCTGAGGAGCACGGTGTTGGATAAACAACATATCTATTCCATCATCGACTCCATCGCGAATGTTCTGAATGAAAGTAAAGACTGGAACTTTACCGTGTGGCCGATTCTTGGAACGTATGTATGGCCAAACCCTTCTCCTTATCCGACAACATACGCCGGTGAAATACAGAATCTGAAAAACTGGGTGAATACAAGATTGGCCTGGATGGATAATAATATTCCGGGTCGTTGCAATTGTTCTGTTTCATCCGGACAACAAAATGTATCCTGTGTGAATGCATGTGATGGTGTAGCCTGGGCATCAGGTGTGAGTCCATATCAGAAAACATATTCCTGGGATACGGGAGTCACAAAAGATACTATTTCTCTACTTTGTCCGGGGCCTTATGAAGTCACGTTAGAAGATGCAGTGGGCTGTCGGCGTACGACTGTAATTACAATTACGGAACCGACATCTGTTACAGTCAATACTTCCGCTACCTCTGCAAGTTGTAGCGGAAATGGTTGCAACGCATCTGCTACCGCGACAGGTGGAGGAGGAACTCCTCCTTATACCTATGCGTGGGCAGACGGACAAACAACTGCAACTGCTACGGGCTTATGTGCAGGAACAATACGTGTAGTGGTTACTGATTCCCGTGGCTGTAAAGATTCCGCTGATGTTTTTATCAGCAATCCTGTTGCACCTGTTGTGTCGCAGGGAAGTTTGAATAATGTTACCTGTAATGGAGCTGCAAACGGAAGCGCGAGTGTGTTGGTGTCCGGCGGAAATCCTCCTTATACTTATGCATGGTCTCCCTCAGGTGGCAATCAAAGTACAGCGACAGGTTTGGCTCCCGGAGTTTATGAAGCTGCGGTCACTGATGCAGTGGGCTGTGAAGACAGAATAGAATTTACTATTACCGAACCAACTGTTGTAAGTGTTTCAACAAGCGGCACAAATCCTTCCTGTTTTCAGGGGAACAATGGTACAGCCTTAGCCAATGTTAGCGGTGGTACCTCTCCATATTCATACTCCTGGTCACCTTCCGGTGGTTCAGCTTCATCAGCAACGCAATTACAGGCAGGAGTATATACAGTTACTTCAACCGACGCTTCCGGATGTACTGCAACTGCTACTGTAAGTCTCTCTGCACCTTCCGCTGTTTCTGCAACTGCCGGTTCTCAAGCAGCAACCTGTTTTGGGTCTGCCAATGGAAGTGTTTCGGTGAATGTGAGCGGAGGAACAGGTGCTTACACCTATCATTGGTTCCCGGGAAATTCTACACTCGCATCAGTCACAGGATTGGTCGCGGGGAATTATACAGTTACGGTTACAGATGCAAATAATTGCACAGGCACAAGTCAGGCCGGTGTTACACAACCAACAGCAATTTCGTTGAATGTTTCTTCCACGCCTTCCAATTGTGGACAGGCAGATGGCACTGCCGATGTCATCGCTTCAGGAGGAACTTCATCTTATAGTTATCAATGGTCTCCTTCAGGTGGAAATGCATCCTCAGCCACGAATCTCGGAGCAGGAACCTATACGGTGACCGTTACTGACGCGAACAATTGTTCCGCAACAGCAACTGTTTCTGTTTCGAATTCTTCCGGATTAAACACAAGCATACAATCACAAACAAATGTTTCATGCTTCGGTGGTTCAAATGGAAGCGCAGCAATCCTTGCAACAGGAGGCGCAACACCGTATACATATAACTGGTCGCCATCGGGTGGAACCAATGCTTCGGCCACTGGTTTGAGTGCAGGTACCTATGTGATCACTGCAACAGACATGAATGGATGCTCCAGTTTACAACAAATCACCATCACGCAACCGACTGCTATTTCTTTGACAATGCAAACCACTCCTGCAACTTGTTTCGGTACATCTACAGGAACAATATCGGTGCTTGCAAGTGGTGGATCTTCCGCTTATACGTATGTCTGGAACCCGCTCATTGGTTCCGGCGGCTCGGGTTCAAATTCTGTATCTGCAGGCAATTATACCGTTACCGTAACAGATCAGAGGGGTTGCACGGCTTCTTCTTCTGCTACTGTCACACAACCCAACGCATTATCCGTTTCACTGACAGCTAACCCGGCACGATGTGGATTGGATAATGGATCGATTTCATCGAATGTAAGCGGAGGAACAGGAACATATCATTACATCTGGACGCTGACAGGCGATACTCTGAGCACAATTCAAAATCTTGCCGCAGGAACTTATACTGTCACAGTTACCGATGCAAATGCATGTACGACCACAGCTTCCGCAACAGTTGTTGCCAATACTTCTCCGCAACTCGTTCTTGCTTCTGTGCATGAACTGACTTGTAATGGAAATTCAGATGGATCGCTTAGCGTCTCTGTCAATGGTGGTACTCAGCCAATGTCCTATGCATGGACACCAAATGTTTCCACTACAGCTGCTGCAAGCGGTCTTTCAGCGGGATTGTACAGTGTCATCGTAACCGACGCCAACGCATGCCGCGACTCGATCGGAATTTTACTTGATGAACCGGCTCCGCTGGCAGTATTGATGTCGCCTAACAATGTAAATTGTTTCGGTGCAATGGATGGATTTATTTATGCAAATGCCGGTGGTGGAACTCCTCCTTATACTTATGCATGGAATCCCGGCGGACAAACAAATGATTCTGCCGTAAATCTCTCACCCGGGACTTACGATGTGGTAGTGACGGATTCTCTGGGTTGCATCACAACAGCTTCAGCCAGTATTACCGGTCCGGATGAACTTGTGGCCAATGTCATTGCTTCGGATGTAAGTTGCTTCAGTGCCTGCAATGGTTCCGCGGAAGTTGTTGTGTCAGGCGGTGTTCAGCCTTATTATTTCAATTGGTGCAATGGTGATACCGGTACCGTTCAGGCGAATCTTTGTCCGGGTAGCTGCCAGGTCGTTGTCTCCGATGGAAACGGTTGTTTTGTCAATAAAGTATTTTCGATTTCGGAACCAACACCATTAAGCGTCTCACTGCAACACATTGATGCCAGTTGCCACAATTGCAGCGATGGAAGTGCTGCCGCGACAGTTTCGGGGGGATTGCCTCCGTATATTTATTTGTGGACACCATCCGGACAAACAAGCGCTCAGGCAATAAATCTGCCCGGCGATTTGTATACCTTGTGTGTGACTGACAGCGGTAATTGCACTCAGTGCGATACAGTGAGAGTGATGGATGGAATCATTGGTATAGAAGAAATAAAGAACACAACCGCTTTGTATATTTTCCCAAATCCTTTTGATCAATTCACAACCTTCGTTTTTGGTTTGAGTCATGCACAGCATGTGAGCATTGAAATCACGGATCTTGCCGGACAGTTCGTTGAACATGTCGTAGACGCGAACCTTGCCGGAGGAGAACAAATTGTTCGTTTCGATGCGGGACGTCTGAGTTCCGGAATTTATCTTTATCGCTTCCAGACAGAAGAACGAACCCAGACAGGGCGATTGTCTGTGACCAGATAA